GCGGGACACGCGGGACAGGCCGGGACACGCGGGACACGCAGGACACACGGGACAGGCCGGGACATGTGCGACACACACGCCACAGACACGCTATGGACACGCCACAGACACGCTACGGACACGCCACAGACACGCCACAGACATGCCACAGACACTCCGCGGGTACGGCAGGGGGACAATGTCACGGGGGACACACACCTGCGGGGACGGGGACGCGTGGGGACACGCGCACACGCGGGTGGGCGCTGTGGGGACACACCAAGGACACGGCGGGtgctgggacaccctggggtGCTCAGGTGGACACGCACGGGGTTCATGTGCTGACgcactggggacacacagacacgctggggacacacggacacgctGGGGACATGTGCAGTGACATATGGACATGCTGGGGACACGTGTGGGCACATGGACAGGCTAAGAACACGtgcagggacacacggacatgctAAGAACATGTGCAGTGACACACGGACATGCTGGGGACACGTGTGGGCACATGGACAGGCTAAGAACACGtgcagggacacacggacatgctAAGAACATGTGCAGTGACACACGGACATGCTGGGGACACGTGTGGGCACATGGACGTGCTGGGTACACATGTAGGGTCTCGGGGGTCCCCGTGAGGCCCCGGGGGTCTTTGTGGggtcccagcacccccaaagaGTCCCAGTGGTCCCTGTGGGGTCCCAGCACCCCAAGGGGTCCCAGCACTAtttgggggtccccagcaccctttggggggtccccagcactatttgggggtccctgggggtccctgggggctctggggggctctgggggtcccggggggctctgggggtcccggggggttctgggggtccctggggggctctgggggtcccggggggctctgggggtccctggggggctctgggggttcctgggggtccctggggagttctgggggggtttggggggtccctggaaggctctgggggttttggggatccgtgggggtcccgggggtctctgggggtcccgggggggctCCAGGATTTGTGCGGGGGCGTGGCCAGCTCCGGGGGCGGGGCATGTGACCCAAAttagccccgccccctccccggaGGACCCGCCCCTCCTCAGCCGTACAGCGCGCATGCGCAGCACACGCATTATTGTGCTGTGGGCGGGGCCATGCCCATATACGGCTGGGGGGCGTGGCCTGAGCGCAGGGCTGGGCGGGCCCGGGGCGCGGTGGGCGGGGCGGCGGCTCCCGCGCACGCGCAGTACGGGCGGGCGCGCGCGGCCGCGCCTTAAAGGGGCCGCGCCTTAAAGGGGCCGCGCCGCCCGGAacgccccgggacccccgggaccccctcgggaccccccgagacccccgggacccccgggaccaccGCCGAGCCCGCCATGGTCTGCGGAGGCTTCGCCTGCTCGCGGAACGCGCTCTGCGCCCTCAACGTGGTTTATGTGGTGAGCGGGGCGGCCGTGAGGGgaatgggggggggggcgtgAGGGACTGGGGACCCCTGTGGGGGGGCGTGAAAGAATGGGGACCCCTCTGCTCagggggggcttggggaccCCCCTGTGGTGtatggggggattggggacccCCCTGAGGGGGCAcggggggattggggacccCCCTGAGGGGTATGGGGGAATTAGGGACCCCCCTGTGGGTTCTATGGGGGAATTGGGGACCCCcgtggggggcacggggggattggggacccCCCTGGGGGGAACGGGGGGATTGGGCACCCCCGTGGGGGGGTATGAGGGGATTGGGGATCCCCCTGTGGTGtatggggggattggggacccCCCTGTGGTGtatggggggattggggacccCCCTGAGGGGGCACGGAGGGATTGGGGACCCCCCTGAGGGGGCTGTGAGAGGATTTGGAACATTGGGGACCCCCCTGTggtttggggggctcagcccaGTTTGGGGGGCTCAGTCCCGGTTCGGGGGGCTCAGTCCCAGTTTGGGGGACACAGTCCCAGTATGGGGGCACAGTCCCAGTTTGGGGGGCACAGTCCCAgtttggggggcacagccctgctccggggggctcagccccagtTTGGGGGGCACAGTCACAGTTTGGGGGGCTCAGTCCCGGTTTGGGGGGCTCAGTCCCAgtttggggggcacagccctgctccggggggctcagccccagtTTGGGGGGCACAGTCACAGTTTGGGGGGCTCAGTCCGGGTTCGGGGGGCTCAGCCCCGCTCCGGGGGGCTCAGTCCCGGTTGGGGGGGCACAGTCTCAGTTCGGGGGGCACAGTCCGGGTtcggggggctcagccccagtttggggggctcagccccagtTCGGGGGGCTCAGTCCGGGTtcggggggctcagccccagtTCGGGGGGCTCAGCCCCGCTCCGGGGGGCTCAGCCCGCTCCGGGAagccccgggggtcccggtgccccctGACCCGTGCCCCCCAGCtggtgggggtgctgctggtggcCGTGGCGGGCTGGGCGCGGGGCCTGGCCGGGGGCTCCAGCCCCCCGCTGCTGGGAGGAGCCTTCGCCGTCGGAGTCTTCCTCCTGCTGATCGCggcgctggggctgctgggggcgcTGCGGCACCACCAGGTCCTGCTCTTCTTCGTATCCTTGGGgggcacccctgggacccccggcaccccccgcccgccccgccaccgcctgctgccctgctgcatcccTTGGCCCAGAGCCCCTCGGtcccagcacccctgggtgtccccggcacccctggcagtgtccccaaatccctctggctggccctggcacccctggcagtgtccccaaatccctctggctggccctggcacccctggcagtgtccctggcacccctgagtgtccctggcacccctggcaatgtccccaaacccctctggattaccctggcacccctggcagtgtccccaaaTCTCTCTGGCTGGCCCTGGcacccctggcagtgtccccagcaccccctgagtgtccctggcacccctggcagtgtccccaaacccccctggctgtccctggcaccCCTGAATGTCCCTGGCACCCCTGGCAGGGTCCCCAAgacccccctggctgtccctggcccctccccggctgccaccccctgccctgtgtccccaaaCGCCCCCCGATGTCCCAACCCCCCTCCCCCATgcccccccagctcctgcccctcttcAGACCCTTCAGGGGGGCTCAAACCCCAgccgggaaccccaaaacctgcaGGGGCCTGGGGgtggggaggtgctggggggtccccgggggggattttgggggggattttggggggtctcggTGTGTGTGTGCCCCCCTTGACCCCCCCAGTACGTGCTGATCCTGGGCCTGGTGTTCCTGTGCCAGCTGGGCGTGTCCTGCGCCTgcctcgccctgggcagggcgGCTCAGGTGGGTACCgggccccccaaaacccccgggacccccccagaTCCCGGGGGGGCTCAGGGAACCCCTTCCACCCCCCTCCAAACCCTGGTgaccccctgggacacccccagATCTGTctgggacccccccaggaccccctgcaCCCCCCAGCCCATCCCCCGATCTTGGGgtgcacagggaccccccccaaacccctcaatCCTTGTGGGGGGGGGTCAcaaagggatttgggggtcctggtggcagTAGGgggggggggtcctgggggacactgaggggtttgggggggccctgggggggtgggagggggccctgaggggtttgggggggccctgggggggtgggagggggccctgaggggtttgggggggcctGTGGGAatgggggtgtcctggggggtagtgagggatctggggggttcttgaggggtttgggggggctctgggggaatgggagggggtcctgaggggtttggggggttcctgTGAGGATGGGAgggggtcctgaggggtttgggggggccctgaggggatgggggtgtcctggggggtttggggggttcccaaggggtttggggggtcccgtgGCTGCGGATGAGTTCTGGGGGAGcactgaggggtttgggggtccccgtGGCGGTgggggggtgctgggggagcactgaggggtttgggggtccccgtGGCGGtgggggggtgctgggggggcactgaggggtttgggggtccccgtGGCGGTGGGGTGGTGCTGGGGGGGCGCTGacggatttttggggtgcccccggtgccccccaggAGCGGCTGCTGCGCTCGGCCTGGCCCCTGCTGagcgggggggcgcggggggagcTGCAGCGCCGGCTGGGCTGCTGCGGTTTGGgggagccccccgggacccccactCCGGCCAGCTCCCcccctgggctggagcccccctggggacccccaaactgccccgcGGTGAGTCTCGGGGGGGCTTGGGGGGCGGATGGGGGTGACAGGGGGAGTctggggggagtttgggggggtttaggggtgactgggggggatttgggggatttaggGGTGactgggggagatttgggggggttAGGGGTGactgggggagatttggggggagtttgggggggtttaggggtgactgggggggatttggggggtttaggGGTGACTGGAgaagattttggggggtttagggGTGACTGGAgaagattttgggggggtttaggggtgactgggggggatttgggggatttaggGGTgactgggggggattttggggggtttagggGTGACtgagggagatttggggggtttaGGGGTGACTGGAgaagattttgggggggtttaggggtGACTgcgggggatttggggggagtttggggtgactgggggagtttggggggagtttgggggcgTTTAGGGGTgactgggggggatttgggggatttaggGGTGACTgcgggggatttggggggagtttggggtgactgggggagtttggggggagtttgggggcgTTTAGGGGTgactgggggggatttggggggtttaggggtgactgggggagtttggggggagtttgggggggtttaggggtgactgggggggatttgggggatttaggGGTgactgggggggatttgggggatttaggGGTGactgggggagatttggggggtttaGGGGTGACTGGGGagttggggggaatttgggggggtttggagaCTCCTCCTGGGGGTATGGGGGGggcagggggatttggggaccccTGGGGGAAGCGAAtggggggggctggggggggggttgggttttttgggggaagcAGAGCTTGGGGACCCCCTGGATGTGCTGAGCCCCCCAGGAGGGGCTTGTGCTGCCCGCCCAGCCCGACTGTGGGGTGTGAAGACccccggggggcggggggagctggggacccCCCTGACCCTCCGGTTTGCCCCCAGAGGTGCCAGTTCCCCCCGGGGGGAgcccccccgtgccccccctGCGCCCCCCAactgctgcagcactcggacCAGGCCCTCaagattttggggggggtcggGCTGTTCTTCAGCTTCACCGAGGTACGGGGGGGGGCCGGgggagcgggcgggggtctCGAGGCCCTGGGGGGGTCCAGcagcccccccaccccccgTTTGTTGCAGGTTTTGGGGGTCTGGCTCGCCCTGCGCTTCCGGAACCAGCGCGACCCCCGCGCCAACCCCGGGGCCTTCCTATAgcggggggcccggggggggctCCGCTCCCCTGGGggggcccccggccccccaATGCTGACCAGCTGCCCCCCGCAGCCGCATGAAgcactggggacaaggacaccccaaaatcatgGGGTGAACCCCCCCAAAAGGGCTGTGACCCCCCCCACAGCAGGAGGGGGGCCCGGGGCAGAGCCCCCCCCCCACTCATCTCAGTCTGAGCTCTCCaaactggtttgtactggtcaCTGcgacccccccagccccccagttGTCCTCCCCCACCCCACAGGGGGTGTCATGGGCACCCCCACACTGGGGAGGGGCACGCGGGGCAGGACCCCCCCCACAGCAACTCCCCCTCCTCCCAGTCTGAGCCCTCCCAAACTGGGAGGTGCCCCTCCCCCCTTGGGGGCTGAGGGGGGGTCAcaacctccccaaatccagcAGGACCCCCCCATGCCAACACCCTgaactggtctgtactggtttaCACCGTGACTGGGACCGGTGACCCCCCAGACCCAACggggggagcagggggacaCCCCCCACCCCTGCTGCCACCCCGGGGTGGTCACCGTGCCCCCCCCCCAATAAACACACAACTCTGCCCAGGGCTCGGGCTcgttttggggtgcccccccGGGCAGCAGTGACCCCCCACCAGTGACACAGGACACacagggtggggtgggggggcaCTGCCCACTCCCCTTTATTGGCAGGGAAATGGGGAACCCCGAAATCTGCCCCCCCCAATAAGTGGGGTCTCCCCCAAATCCAGTCCTGGGGGGGGGGTGTTCAGGAtgtttggggagggggggaccCCTCAGTTCCCCCCACAAAACCAGTGGGAGGTGCCCagggggtgttttttgggggggtcaccCCACGATTCCATCCTGGGGGATGTTCAGGGGTGGTtatttgggggtgggggggagcaGAGGTGCCATCCTGtcccccccagggaccccctcCTCAATTccagcccccaaaacccccccggggcCCAAAACTCCCCCGGGACAGCCCCCCCAAaccggggctgcagccccccctgccccctccccacgccCAGCTGATCCATCGGCCTCCAAGgtcctgggcacagggacacgggtggcacagggacacgggtggcacagggacacgggtggcacagggacacgggtggcacaggggacaccgggtggcacagggacaccgggtggcacagggacatgggtggcacagggacaccgggtggcacaggggacactgggtggcacagggacaccgggtggcactgggacaccggtggcactgggacaccgggtggcacagggacacgggtggcacaggggacaccgggtggcacagggacaccgggtggcactgggacaccgggtggcacaggggacaccggtggcacagggacaccgggtggcactgggacaccggtggcacagggacatgggtggcacagggacaccgggtggcacagggacacgggtggcacagggacatgggtggcacagggacaccgggtggcacagggacaccgggtggcacaggggacaccgggtggcactgggacaccggtggcacagggacacgggtggcacagggacactgggtggcacagggacatgggtgacacagggacatgggtgacacagggacatgggtggcacagggacaccgggtggcacagggacactgggtggcacaggggacactgggtggcacagggacaccgggtggcacagggacactgggtggcacagggacactgggtggcacaggggacacCCCTGCCACTGGCACCCACAGGGAAGGGCCCCCAGCAGCACTCGTGTGACCCCAGgagtgtccccgtgtccccccagcctgtgtcccctccgtgtcccctccatgtccccgtgtccccccgtgttcCCGGTGTCACCCCGTGTCCCCgttgtccccggtgtccccccatgtccccagtgtcccccgtGTCCTCGGTGTCCCCTCCCTTCCCAGGGACATCTCAGGTGCTCCCCACGCTCCTCCTGTCCACGGGGGAGGTGcaggcagcccagagcagcacctCGGGGACTGTGCCACAGTGTCACCTCctgtcccacagtgtcacctcCTGTCCCCCCAGAGTCACCTCCTGTCCCCCCAgggacccacagtgtcaccGGGGatcccgctgggacccccagcacccacagtgacccccagcacccacccagGCTGTGGCACGGTACCACAGTGTCCCCACAGGGTCACCCACAGCTCCTAGGGGGGTCACGGCCACCGTCACCCCTGGGACCCCGGGACCCACGGCACCTGGCTCTGGGACCCACTGCTGGGTCACGGCCACCAGAGCCACTGGGATGCGGCCGGGACCCCAAACTGCCAGGACACCCagtcccgatcccaatcccagtcctgatcccagtcccagtcctgatcccagtcccgatcccaatcccagccccaatcccagtcccaatcccagtcccaatcccaatcccagtgcTAATCCCagtcccgatcccaatcccaatcccaatcccagtgcTAATCCCagtcccgatcccaatcccagtcccaatcccaatcccagtgctaatcccagtcccagtcctgatcccagtcccgatcccaatcccagtcccagtcccgatcccagtcccagtcctgatcccagtcccagccccgatcccagTCCCAACCCCgatcccagtcccagccccg
This window of the Lonchura striata isolate bLonStr1 chromosome 27, bLonStr1.mat, whole genome shotgun sequence genome carries:
- the TSPAN31 gene encoding tetraspanin-31 — translated: MVCGGFACSRNALCALNVVYVLVGVLLVAVAGWARGLAGGSSPPLLGGAFAVGVFLLLIAALGLLGALRHHQVLLFFYVLILGLVFLCQLGVSCACLALGRAAQERLLRSAWPLLSGGARGELQRRLGCCGLGEPPGTPTPASSPPGLEPPWGPPNCPARCQFPPGGAPPCPPCAPQLLQHSDQALKILGGVGLFFSFTEVLGVWLALRFRNQRDPRANPGAFL